The following are from one region of the Mycetohabitans rhizoxinica HKI 454 genome:
- the tuf gene encoding elongation factor Tu, with the protein MAKGKFERTKPHVNVGTIGHVDHGKTTLTAAIATVLSSKFGGEAKKYDEIDAAPEEKARGITINTAHIEYETEQRHYAHVDCPGHADYVKNMITGAAQMDGAILVVSAADGPMPQTREHILLARQVGVPYIIVFLNKCDMVDDAELLELVEMEVRELLSKYEFPGDDTPIIKGSAKLALEGDKGELGEAAIMSLADALDTYIPTPERAVDGTFLMPVEDVFSISGRGTVVTGRVERGVIKVGEEIEIVGIRDTTKTTCTGVEMFRKLLDQGQAGDNVGILLRGTKREDVERGQVLAKPGTITPHTHFTAEVYVLSKDEGGRHTPFFNNYRPQFYFRTTDVTGSIELPKDKEMVMPGDNVSITVKLIAPIAMEEGLRFAIREGGRTVGAGVVAKIIE; encoded by the coding sequence ATGGCCAAAGGCAAGTTTGAACGGACCAAGCCGCACGTGAACGTGGGCACGATCGGTCACGTTGACCATGGCAAGACCACGCTGACGGCGGCGATCGCGACGGTGCTGTCGTCGAAGTTTGGCGGCGAAGCGAAGAAGTACGACGAGATCGATGCGGCGCCGGAAGAGAAGGCGCGTGGCATCACGATCAACACGGCGCACATCGAGTACGAGACAGAGCAGCGTCACTATGCGCACGTGGACTGCCCGGGTCACGCGGACTACGTGAAGAACATGATCACGGGCGCGGCGCAGATGGACGGCGCGATCCTGGTGGTGTCGGCCGCAGACGGCCCGATGCCGCAAACGCGTGAGCATATTTTGCTGGCGCGTCAAGTGGGCGTGCCGTACATCATCGTGTTCCTGAACAAGTGCGACATGGTGGACGACGCGGAGCTGCTCGAGCTGGTGGAAATGGAAGTGCGCGAGCTGCTGTCCAAGTACGAGTTCCCGGGCGACGATACGCCGATCATCAAGGGCTCGGCGAAGCTGGCGCTGGAAGGGGACAAGGGCGAGTTGGGCGAGGCAGCGATCATGAGCCTGGCCGATGCGCTGGACACGTACATCCCGACGCCGGAGCGTGCGGTGGATGGCACGTTCCTGATGCCGGTGGAAGACGTGTTCTCGATCTCGGGTCGTGGCACGGTGGTCACGGGCCGCGTGGAGCGCGGTGTGATCAAGGTTGGCGAGGAAATCGAGATCGTCGGTATCCGTGACACGACGAAGACGACGTGCACGGGCGTGGAGATGTTCCGCAAGCTGCTGGACCAGGGCCAGGCCGGGGACAACGTGGGTATCCTGCTGCGTGGTACCAAGCGCGAGGATGTGGAGCGCGGCCAAGTGCTGGCCAAACCGGGCACGATCACGCCGCACACGCACTTCACGGCGGAAGTGTACGTGCTGAGCAAGGATGAGGGCGGGCGCCACACGCCGTTCTTCAACAACTACCGGCCGCAGTTCTACTTCCGCACGACGGACGTGACCGGCTCGATCGAGTTGCCCAAGGACAAGGAAATGGTGATGCCGGGTGACAACGTGTCGATCACGGTCAAGTTGATCGCGCCGATCGCGATGGAAGAAGGGCTGCGCTTTGCGATCCGCGAAGGCGGCCGTACCGTCGGCGCCGGTGTCGTCGCCAAAATCATCGAGTAA
- the secE gene encoding preprotein translocase subunit SecE, with protein sequence MANPSVETVNTASDKLLLALGVLLVIAGIAGFYLLGTHDWYVRGAALVVGIAAGIAAALASASGKGFIAFAKDSYREVRKVVWPTRKEAGQTTLVVFGFVLVMAIYLWVSDKTIEWVIFSLILGWK encoded by the coding sequence ATGGCGAATCCATCCGTCGAAACTGTGAATACCGCAAGCGACAAGCTATTGCTTGCGCTGGGCGTATTGCTTGTGATCGCCGGGATCGCCGGGTTCTACCTGCTAGGCACGCATGATTGGTATGTGCGTGGCGCGGCGTTGGTGGTCGGCATCGCTGCGGGTATCGCGGCGGCGCTCGCCTCTGCCTCAGGCAAGGGCTTTATTGCATTCGCGAAGGACTCGTACCGCGAGGTGCGCAAGGTCGTCTGGCCAACCCGCAAAGAGGCTGGCCAGACGACGTTAGTTGTATTTGGTTTTGTGCTGGTGATGGCGATCTATCTTTGGGTTAGCGATAAGACCATTGAATGGGTCATCTTCTCGCTAATTCTAGGTTGGAAATGA
- the nusG gene encoding transcription termination/antitermination protein NusG yields MSDSAASSGGKRWYVVHAYSGMEKSVQRALQERIERAGMQDKFGQILVPTEEVVEIKGGHKSVTERRFFPGYVLVEMEMTDETWHLVKNTAKVTGFVGGARNRPSPISQREVDKIMSQMQEGVEKPRPKTLFEVGELVRVKEGPFTDFNGSVEEVNYEKSRVRVSVTIFGRATPVELEFGQVEKV; encoded by the coding sequence ATGAGCGATAGCGCAGCGTCATCGGGTGGAAAGCGTTGGTACGTCGTGCATGCCTACTCCGGGATGGAGAAAAGCGTGCAACGTGCGCTGCAGGAGCGCATCGAACGTGCCGGCATGCAGGACAAGTTCGGCCAGATTCTGGTCCCGACCGAAGAGGTCGTCGAGATCAAGGGTGGGCACAAGTCGGTCACCGAGCGCCGGTTCTTTCCGGGCTACGTGCTGGTCGAAATGGAAATGACCGATGAAACATGGCATTTGGTGAAAAATACCGCCAAAGTGACCGGTTTCGTCGGCGGTGCACGGAATCGTCCGAGCCCTATCTCGCAGCGTGAAGTCGACAAGATCATGTCGCAAATGCAAGAGGGCGTCGAAAAGCCGCGGCCGAAGACGCTGTTCGAGGTCGGGGAGCTGGTTCGCGTCAAGGAAGGTCCGTTCACAGATTTCAACGGCAGCGTCGAGGAAGTTAATTACGAGAAGTCGCGCGTGCGTGTCTCGGTGACGATTTTTGGTCGCGCGACGCCGGTCGAACTTGAGTTCGGCCAAGTCGAGAAGGTCTGA
- the rplA gene encoding 50S ribosomal protein L1, with product MAKVSKRLKALGGKVDHLKLYPVDDALALVKQCATAKFDESIDVAVQLGIDAKKSDQVVRGSVVLPAGTGKSVRVAVFAQGDKAEQAKAAGADIVGMEDLAEQVKAGNLNFDIVIASPDTMRVVGTLGQILGPRGLMPNPKVGTVTPDVATAVKNAKAGQVQFRVDKAGIIHATIGRASFEPTALKSNLTALVDALQKAKPATSKGVYLRKIAVSSTMGVGVRVDSSTVVA from the coding sequence ATGGCCAAAGTTTCGAAGCGCCTGAAGGCACTGGGAGGCAAGGTCGATCACCTGAAGCTGTATCCCGTGGACGATGCGCTCGCGCTCGTGAAGCAATGCGCGACCGCCAAGTTCGATGAGTCGATCGATGTCGCGGTGCAGCTGGGTATTGACGCGAAAAAGTCGGATCAAGTGGTGCGTGGCTCGGTCGTGTTGCCGGCGGGCACTGGCAAGAGCGTGCGTGTTGCCGTGTTCGCGCAAGGCGACAAGGCGGAGCAGGCGAAGGCCGCGGGCGCCGACATCGTCGGGATGGAAGACCTGGCCGAGCAGGTCAAGGCGGGTAATCTGAATTTCGACATCGTGATCGCGTCGCCGGATACAATGCGCGTGGTCGGTACGCTTGGCCAAATCCTGGGTCCGCGCGGCTTGATGCCGAACCCGAAGGTGGGCACGGTTACGCCGGACGTGGCGACCGCGGTGAAGAACGCGAAGGCGGGGCAGGTGCAGTTCCGTGTCGACAAGGCCGGGATCATCCATGCAACGATCGGCCGTGCGTCGTTCGAACCGACCGCGCTAAAGTCGAATCTTACGGCGTTGGTCGACGCGCTGCAAAAGGCAAAGCCGGCGACAAGCAAGGGCGTTTATCTGCGTAAGATCGCGGTGTCGAGCACGATGGGCGTGGGTGTGCGCGTGGACTCGAGCACGGTTGTCGCGTAA
- the rplJ gene encoding 50S ribosomal protein L10: protein MPLSREDKQAVVAEISAQVAKAQTIVLAEYRGIAVGDLTKLRAKAREQQVYLRVLKNTLARRAVEGTPFAPLAEQMTGPLIYSMSDDAVAAAKVIHDFGRTTDKLVIKAGSYEGKVMDKADVQALASIPSREELLAKLLGVMQAPVSGFARALAALAEKKQGEPA from the coding sequence GTGCCACTCAGTCGTGAAGATAAGCAGGCCGTCGTGGCTGAGATTTCTGCGCAAGTCGCGAAAGCTCAGACCATCGTGCTGGCCGAATATCGTGGGATTGCGGTTGGCGATCTGACCAAGCTTCGTGCGAAGGCGCGCGAGCAACAGGTGTACCTGCGCGTGTTGAAGAACACGCTCGCGCGTCGCGCGGTCGAGGGTACGCCATTTGCCCCGCTCGCCGAGCAGATGACCGGTCCCTTGATTTATAGCATGTCGGACGACGCAGTCGCGGCAGCCAAAGTCATCCATGACTTTGGCAGGACCACCGACAAGCTCGTGATCAAGGCCGGCTCCTACGAAGGCAAGGTGATGGACAAGGCTGACGTGCAAGCGCTGGCTTCCATCCCGAGCCGCGAGGAACTGCTCGCGAAGCTGCTGGGCGTCATGCAGGCACCTGTTTCCGGCTTCGCGCGTGCTCTGGCCGCGCTGGCCGAAAAGAAGCAGGGCGAGCCGGCCTGA
- the rplL gene encoding 50S ribosomal protein L7/L12 encodes MAIAKEDILEAVGAMSVLELNELVKAFEEKFGVSAAALAVAGPAGAGGGAAAAVEEQTEFTVNLLEAGANKVSVIKAVRELTGLGLKEAKDLVDGAPKPVKESVPKAAAEEAKKKLEDAGAKAEIK; translated from the coding sequence ATGGCAATCGCAAAAGAAGACATCCTGGAAGCCGTTGGCGCGATGTCGGTTCTGGAACTGAACGAGCTGGTTAAGGCGTTCGAAGAGAAGTTTGGCGTGTCGGCCGCTGCGCTGGCCGTTGCGGGCCCGGCGGGTGCCGGCGGTGGTGCTGCCGCTGCGGTGGAAGAGCAGACCGAATTCACGGTCAACCTGCTCGAAGCCGGTGCGAACAAGGTGTCGGTCATCAAGGCCGTTCGTGAACTGACGGGCCTGGGCCTGAAGGAAGCGAAGGACCTGGTTGACGGCGCACCGAAGCCCGTGAAGGAAAGTGTGCCCAAGGCTGCGGCTGAAGAAGCGAAGAAGAAGCTCGAAGACGCTGGCGCGAAAGCTGAAATCAAGTAA
- the rpoC gene encoding DNA-directed RNA polymerase subunit beta' — MKALLDLFKQVQQEEVFDAIKIGLASPDKIRSWSFGEVKKPETINYRTFKPERDGLFCAKIFGPIKDYECLCGKYKRLKHRGVICEKCGVEVTLAKVRRERMGHIELASPVAHIWFLKSLPSRLGMVLDMTLRDIERVLYFEAYVVIDPGMTPLKARQIMTEEDYYNKVEEYGDEFRAEMGAEGVRELLRAIDIDAQVEQLRTELKNTGSEAKIKKYAKRLKVLEAFQRSGIKPDWMILEVLPVLPPELRPLVPLDGGRFATSDLNDLYRRVINRNNRLKRLLELKAPEIIVRNEKRMLQEAVDSLLDNGRRGKAMTGANKRPLKSLADMIKGKGGRFRQNLLGKRVDYSGRSVIVVGPTLKLHQCGLPKLMALELFKPFIFNKLEVMGVATTIKAAKKEVESQTPVVWDILEEVIREHPVMLNRAPTLHRLGIQAFEPVLIEGKAIQLHPLVCAAFNADFDGDQMAVHVPLSLEAQMEARTLMLASNNVLFPANGDPSIVPSQDIVLGLYYATREAINAKGEGMTFTGVGEVLRAYENKEVELASRVNVRITEMVANEDCSEGAPKFVPKVSLYATTVGRAILSEILPPGLPFSVLNKPLKKKEISRLINTAFRRCGLRETVIFADQLMQSGFRLATRAGISICVDDMLVPPQKETIVGEAAKKVKEYDRQYMSGLVTAQERYNNVVDIWSATSESVGKAMMEQLSTEPVVDRDGNETRQESFNSIYMMADSGARGSAVQIRQLAGMRGLMAKPDGSIIETPITANFREGLNVLQYFISTHGARKGLADTALKTANSGYLTRRLVDVTQDLVVVEDDCGTSQGVAMKALVEGGEVVEALRDRILGRVAVAEVVNPETQETLYESGTLLDETAVEEIERLGIDEVRVRTSLTCETRYGLCAKCYGRDLGRGSLVNVGEAVGVIAAQSIGEPGTQLTMRTFHIGGAASRAAVASSVEAKSNGTARFTATMRYVTNAKGEQIVISRSGEVVIADDHGRERERHKIPYGATLLQLDGVQIKAGTQLATWDPMTRPIITEYGGTVKFENVEEGVTVAKQIDEVTGLSTLVVIDSKRRGSQSSKSVRPQVKLLDATGDEVKIPGTEHAVQIGFQVGALITVKDGQQVQVGEVLARIPTESQKTRDITGGLPRVAELFEARSPKDAGILAEVTGTVSFGKDTKGKQRLVITDLDGNQHEFLIAKEKQVLVHDGQVVNKGEMIVDGPADPHDILRLQGVEALSRYIVDEVQDVYRLQGVKINDKHIEVIVRQMLRRVQIVDNGDTRFIPGEQVERSDMLDENDRMIAEDKRPATYENVLLGITKASLSTDSFISAASFQETTRVLTEAAIMGKRDDLRGLKENVIVGRLIPAGTGLAFHKARKSKETADRERFEQIAAEEEHATPFDFATPETPVEHPHSENE, encoded by the coding sequence ATGAAAGCTTTGCTCGATCTATTCAAGCAAGTCCAACAAGAAGAAGTTTTTGATGCGATCAAGATCGGTCTGGCCTCGCCGGACAAGATCCGCTCGTGGTCGTTCGGTGAAGTGAAGAAGCCGGAGACCATCAACTACCGCACGTTCAAGCCGGAGCGCGATGGCTTGTTCTGCGCGAAGATCTTCGGCCCGATCAAGGACTACGAGTGCCTGTGCGGCAAGTACAAGCGCTTGAAGCACCGCGGCGTGATTTGTGAGAAGTGCGGTGTCGAGGTGACGCTTGCGAAGGTGCGCCGCGAGCGCATGGGCCATATCGAGCTTGCCTCGCCGGTCGCGCACATCTGGTTCCTGAAGTCGCTGCCGTCGCGCCTGGGCATGGTGCTCGATATGACGCTGCGCGACATCGAGCGCGTGCTGTACTTCGAAGCGTATGTCGTGATCGACCCGGGCATGACGCCGCTCAAGGCGCGGCAGATCATGACCGAAGAGGATTACTACAACAAGGTCGAGGAGTACGGTGACGAGTTCCGTGCCGAAATGGGCGCGGAAGGGGTGCGCGAGCTGCTGCGCGCGATCGACATCGATGCGCAGGTCGAGCAGCTTCGCACCGAGTTGAAAAACACCGGCTCCGAAGCGAAGATCAAGAAGTACGCGAAGCGCCTGAAGGTGCTCGAGGCTTTCCAGCGTTCGGGTATCAAGCCGGACTGGATGATTCTCGAGGTGCTGCCGGTGCTGCCGCCGGAGTTGCGTCCGCTGGTGCCACTGGACGGCGGCCGGTTTGCGACGTCGGATCTGAACGACCTATATCGTCGCGTGATCAACCGTAATAACCGGTTGAAGCGGCTGCTCGAGTTGAAGGCGCCCGAGATCATCGTGCGCAACGAGAAGCGGATGTTGCAGGAAGCCGTCGATTCACTGCTCGACAACGGCCGTCGTGGCAAGGCCATGACTGGCGCGAACAAGCGGCCGCTGAAGTCACTCGCCGACATGATCAAAGGCAAGGGCGGCCGCTTCCGTCAGAACCTGCTCGGCAAGCGTGTTGACTACTCGGGCCGCTCGGTGATCGTCGTCGGTCCGACGCTCAAGCTTCACCAGTGTGGCCTGCCCAAGCTGATGGCGCTCGAGTTGTTCAAGCCGTTCATCTTCAACAAGCTTGAGGTGATGGGCGTGGCGACGACGATCAAGGCGGCCAAGAAGGAAGTCGAAAGCCAGACGCCGGTCGTGTGGGACATTCTCGAAGAGGTCATCCGCGAGCACCCGGTAATGCTGAACCGCGCGCCGACGCTGCACCGGCTGGGCATCCAGGCGTTCGAGCCGGTGTTGATCGAAGGCAAGGCAATCCAACTGCACCCGCTCGTGTGCGCGGCGTTCAATGCCGACTTCGACGGCGACCAGATGGCCGTGCACGTGCCGCTGTCGCTCGAGGCGCAGATGGAGGCGCGCACGTTGATGCTCGCGTCCAACAACGTGTTGTTCCCGGCCAACGGCGATCCGTCGATCGTACCGTCGCAGGATATCGTGTTGGGCCTGTACTACGCGACGCGCGAGGCGATCAATGCGAAGGGTGAGGGGATGACCTTCACCGGCGTGGGCGAAGTCCTGCGCGCGTATGAGAATAAGGAAGTGGAGTTGGCCTCGCGCGTGAATGTGCGGATCACCGAGATGGTGGCCAACGAGGACTGCTCCGAGGGTGCGCCGAAGTTCGTGCCGAAGGTCTCGCTGTATGCAACCACCGTCGGCCGCGCGATCCTGTCGGAGATCTTGCCGCCGGGGCTGCCGTTCAGCGTGCTGAACAAACCGCTGAAGAAGAAGGAAATTTCGCGGTTGATTAACACGGCCTTCCGCCGCTGCGGCCTGCGTGAGACAGTGATCTTCGCCGATCAATTGATGCAGTCCGGATTCCGGCTGGCTACGCGTGCCGGGATCTCGATCTGCGTCGACGACATGCTCGTGCCGCCGCAAAAGGAAACGATCGTGGGTGAGGCCGCCAAAAAGGTCAAGGAATACGATCGCCAGTACATGTCGGGCCTGGTCACCGCCCAGGAGCGTTACAACAACGTAGTCGACATCTGGTCGGCCACCTCCGAGTCGGTTGGCAAGGCGATGATGGAGCAGCTGTCAACCGAGCCGGTGGTCGATCGCGACGGCAACGAGACGCGCCAAGAGTCGTTCAACTCGATCTACATGATGGCGGACTCCGGCGCTCGGGGCTCGGCGGTGCAGATCCGCCAGCTAGCGGGTATGCGTGGGCTGATGGCCAAGCCGGACGGCTCGATTATTGAGACGCCGATTACCGCGAACTTCCGCGAAGGCCTGAACGTGCTGCAGTACTTCATCTCGACGCACGGCGCACGTAAGGGCTTGGCCGATACCGCGTTGAAGACCGCGAACTCGGGTTACCTGACTCGTCGTCTGGTTGACGTGACGCAGGACCTGGTGGTCGTCGAGGATGATTGCGGCACCAGCCAGGGCGTGGCAATGAAGGCGCTGGTCGAAGGCGGTGAAGTCGTCGAGGCGCTGCGCGACCGGATTCTCGGCCGCGTCGCGGTGGCCGAGGTCGTCAATCCGGAAACTCAGGAGACGCTGTACGAATCGGGCACGCTGCTGGACGAAACCGCGGTCGAGGAGATCGAGCGCCTCGGTATCGATGAAGTGCGCGTGCGCACGTCGTTGACCTGCGAAACGCGCTACGGGTTGTGCGCGAAGTGCTATGGTCGCGACCTGGGACGCGGCTCGCTGGTGAATGTGGGCGAGGCGGTCGGCGTGATCGCCGCGCAATCGATCGGCGAGCCGGGCACGCAGCTGACGATGCGCACGTTCCACATCGGTGGTGCGGCATCGCGGGCGGCGGTAGCCTCCAGCGTTGAGGCGAAGTCCAACGGTACTGCGCGCTTTACCGCGACGATGCGCTATGTCACGAACGCGAAGGGCGAGCAGATCGTCATTTCGCGCTCCGGCGAAGTCGTCATCGCGGATGATCATGGCCGCGAGCGCGAACGCCACAAGATTCCGTACGGTGCGACGCTGCTGCAGTTGGACGGCGTGCAGATCAAGGCCGGTACGCAACTCGCGACGTGGGACCCGATGACGCGTCCGATCATCACCGAGTACGGTGGCACGGTGAAGTTCGAGAACGTCGAAGAGGGCGTGACCGTCGCGAAGCAGATCGACGAAGTGACCGGCCTGTCGACGCTCGTCGTGATCGATTCCAAGCGCCGCGGCTCGCAGTCGTCCAAGAGCGTGCGTCCGCAAGTGAAGCTGCTCGATGCGACCGGCGATGAAGTGAAGATTCCGGGAACCGAGCATGCGGTGCAGATCGGCTTCCAGGTCGGCGCGCTGATCACGGTGAAGGATGGTCAACAGGTTCAGGTCGGTGAGGTGCTGGCGCGGATTCCGACCGAGTCGCAGAAGACGCGCGACATTACCGGCGGTCTGCCCCGAGTTGCCGAGTTGTTCGAGGCGCGCTCGCCGAAGGATGCGGGCATCCTGGCGGAAGTCACCGGGACGGTGTCGTTCGGCAAGGACACGAAGGGCAAGCAGCGCCTGGTCATCACGGACCTGGACGGCAATCAGCACGAATTCCTGATCGCGAAGGAAAAGCAGGTGCTCGTGCACGATGGCCAGGTCGTCAACAAGGGCGAGATGATCGTCGACGGGCCGGCCGATCCGCACGACATCCTGCGCTTGCAGGGCGTGGAGGCGCTGTCGCGCTACATCGTCGACGAAGTGCAGGACGTGTATCGCTTGCAGGGCGTGAAGATCAACGACAAGCACATTGAAGTGATCGTGCGCCAGATGCTGCGCCGCGTGCAAATCGTCGATAACGGCGATACGCGGTTTATCCCGGGCGAACAAGTCGAGCGTTCCGACATGCTCGATGAGAACGACCGGATGATTGCGGAAGACAAGCGGCCGGCAACCTACGAAAACGTGCTGCTGGGTATCACGAAGGCGTCGCTGTCGACCGATTCGTTCATCTCGGCTGCCTCGTTCCAGGAGACGACGCGCGTGCTGACCGAAGCGGCGATCATGGGCAAGCGCGACGACCTGCGTGGCCTGAAGGAGAACGTGATCGTCGGTCGCCTGATCCCGGCCGGTACGGGGCTTGCGTTCCACAAAGCGCGCAAGAGCAAGGAGACGGCGGATCGCGAGCGGTTCGAGCAGATTGCG